Part of the Lotus japonicus ecotype B-129 chromosome 6, LjGifu_v1.2 genome, GCAAAATGAAGAAAATGCCAAGCGTCTTAAATTGCAGCATCCACAGCCGCATACTCGACTTCCCCCAATTCAGCAGGCTGGGCAACATGGTCAAATGCGGCAAGGTCCTAACCACCCTATTCATGGCTCTCAACCAGCAGTTGCTGCAGGGTCTAACCATCATTACAGTAAGCCTCGAGGTCCTTCTGGTGGGCCAGGAAGATATCCTGCTGGTGGGAACCCCAGTGGGGGgtacaatcacccaaatcgtgGAGGGCAAGGCGGCGGCAGTTATGGCAGTGGGCCATATCCTCCTCAAGGACGGGGCGCACCTTATGCATCTAGTGGCATGCCTGGTGGGGGTCCTCGTGGTGGAGGTGGTAGTGGCTATGGAGTTGGAGCTCCAAGTTATCCTCAAGGTGGTCCATATGGCGGTTCTGCAGCTGGTCGTGGCTCAAACATGATGGGTGCAAACCGTAACCAGCAGTATGGTTGGCAGCAGTAAAAGCATTTTCTTATGGTTGGCAGCAGTCTTTGTCATTTTCTTATCGCGATTTGGTGCTGCTTCTGTAAGATGGTACTTGATAAAAGTTATAGAAAGATAAGACATACTGATAGGATTGAGTTACTGGGAAAAAAATATGATCCCTTTCGATTAGATTATTGATATATTTACTAGATTACTTGAGAACTGAGTTTTGTTTTCTTGATTTTCAAATACTTTGTAATTTGGTGTTTCCAATATGTACCAACTTTCCTGTGTTACAATTTACAAGTATTTTTTTCTGATAAATAATAAACGGATGGCAATGATTTAAAGTTGATACAAATAATACTTCTCACCTCTAATTCAATCATAGTGTCTTGCTAGCTTAAAAAGGGAAATGGAGTATGGACCACTGGTTGAACTGAAACGTAGATGTTgaaattttattcttttctagATTAGTTTAATTTTGCTGGTGAATCAAATTCCACTCCTCTAACATATGCACACCCAAAATGGCATGGATTGTCATTAGGTCTAACTTTTATCGTCATTTGCACTTCACAACATGTAAAACGAATTTTCATCCTTCTCTAGCAGGTACACATCGTTTGGTTTACATGAAATAGTAAAGAAATAGTAAAGAAAGAGTTGCGGAAGAAATAAGTTGAGTGGAGAGATTTTGATAACCTTGTTTGAATAcccaagagagaagagagataaaagAATCCAACTCTCTCCTCTTCAAGAGTAGATTAATGTTTTGTTCACACTTCAAAATCACTTAAATCAGGAGAGAGatggaaagagaaaaaaacgGACATGAGTCGACTAGGCTGATCTAAACAGGCTAGGTCAACCAAAACAGGTTGGCCCGACAATATAGCCAACTGACCAAGCTGACTTGAACGGATCGAGCTAAGCTGAATAAGCTAGGTCAACTTGAACGAGTTGGGTTGACCTGAAGTGGAACCAAAACCTGATCCAAAACCCTAACCTCTAAACCCCTAAACACCAAACTCGAACTAAATCATTCAGGCCTACGTGGATCGTCTGGGCCGGCTTGAACCGACCATGTcgacctaaacaggtttaggctGACCTAATCCCTAAATCATAATTACCTTAAATCCGACCTGAATCGACTAGGCTGATCTGAACGAGCCAGGTCAACCAAAACAGGTCAGCTCGACAGAAATAGATGAACCAACCGTGATGACTTGAACAGGGCAGGATGACCTGGACATGGCGGTTCAACCTTATCTGGGTCGAATATATACCCTAAATCAGGCCTGAATGAGCTAGGCTACCTAAACGGGTCAGGTCGACTTAAACCGGCCGAGCTGACCTGAACAGACCGAGCCGAACAAGGCAAATCAATATGATTCATGAAGGTATGTATATACTTGCATGTATTCCAGTTGAAGAGTATTTGCTTATTTAAATTACTCGAGGAAATTCTTACTCGAACATATGTAGGAGATATATTAAGTGGATGAGTTGTTTTTATCAGTAAATTTTGATTATACCAATGATAAACGGATGGTAAGGATTAAAAGTAATCATACAAATAATACTTCacacaaaaaaaatacaaataataCTTCAAATGACCAAGCCTCATAGGTGGAAAATCTTCAACTATGCATAGAAATGAAGTGACAGAGCATTATTGCATAGCATGGTATTCATACTTATTTGCATTTCTTTACATTTATTATTAATGAGCACAATGTTTGGTAGCACGGCTTTCAGCTTCAAATCTTGGTGTCCTTGGGATTGTATCAAGCGAATGAAGTCCTTCCAATGCAGCTAGAACATCTACTATAGGTGGTCTAGATTTAGGACTTCTGCTCAAGCATTGTAATGCAAGTGCAGCTGCAGCTTGTGCTCCTTCCTTGGAGTATTGATCACCCAACCTGGCGTCCATGATTCTCAAAACCATTCCTCTATCACTCAGGAGGGGCTTTACCGAATCCACTTGCATTTCCCTCGATGTATCAAATTCTATCGCACGCCTTCCTGTTAGTAATTCAAACAAGACAACCCCAAAGCTATATACATCACATTTTGGTGTATAACCTGGTTAATTTAGAGCCAGTTCAGAAAGAGGCAAAAACATGCTCATTAAATCTTAACACTTTGATTAGGACAAATGAACTATACCTGCAGCTGCAGTAACACACTCTTCCGCCCCGTAATAACCTGCATGGCGTGTAAGAAATTTGAAGGCCTGTCTACGAAGATCATATCTTACCAAGCAAAAACCCGAAAGCTTTGCATTGAAATCCTACATTTATATTAGGCTACTCTTTCAGAATGGAACAATACATACATGTTAACCATAACATTTAGTCATTAATGTTCCACAAATGTTACATACCGAATCAAGTAGGATACTGGTAGTCCTTAAATCAATAACTAAAACATTTTCCTTCAGGGAATGCAAGAATGCTATTCCTTTAGCTACACCAATTGCGATGTTAACGCGTGTAGTCCAGGCGATTGGTTCACCACCTTCTGCAAAATCAacacaaaattgaagaaatggAAATTATGGCTCAGTTCTAAATC contains:
- the LOC130724534 gene encoding probable serine/threonine-protein kinase PBL2 isoform X1; this encodes MGNSCAKSVVGNKKPLSETKQCCNSSEHKAVLRTSISNKLKSFSLNDLKKATKNFRQENLLGEGRDGLVFKGWIDKTTYAPTKPGSGMVVAIKNLKPESFEGEWLEEVNYLEQLPHENLVKVIGYCLEEGGEPIAWTTRVNIAIGVAKGIAFLHSLKENVLVIDLRTTSILLDSDFNAKLSGFCLVRYDLRRQAFKFLTRHAGYYGAEECVTAAAGYTPKCDVYSFGVVLFELLTGRRAIEFDTSREMQVDSVKPLLSDRGMVLRIMDARLGDQYSKEGAQAAAALALQCLSRSPKSRPPIVDVLAALEGLHSLDTIPRTPRFEAESRATKHCAH
- the LOC130724534 gene encoding probable serine/threonine-protein kinase PBL2 isoform X2 codes for the protein MGNSCAKSVVGNKKPLSETKQCCNSSEHKAVLRTSISNKLKSFSLNDLKKATKNFRQENLLGEGRDGLVFKGWIDKTTYAPTKPGSGMVVAIKNLKPESFEGEWLEEVNYLEQLPHENLVKVIGYCLEEGGEPIAWTTRVNIAIGVAKGIAFLHSLKENVLVIDLRTTSILLDSDFNAKLSGFCLVRYDLRRQAFKFLTRHAGYYGAEECVTAAAGRRAIEFDTSREMQVDSVKPLLSDRGMVLRIMDARLGDQYSKEGAQAAAALALQCLSRSPKSRPPIVDVLAALEGLHSLDTIPRTPRFEAESRATKHCAH